One part of the Macrobrachium rosenbergii isolate ZJJX-2024 chromosome 3, ASM4041242v1, whole genome shotgun sequence genome encodes these proteins:
- the LOC136855688 gene encoding pro-resilin-like — protein MAVASADFVPSYRAPAPSYHAPAPYNAPAPAGPAQYNFNYAVKDDYSGNDFGHKEGRNGYDTQGSYYVQLPDGRLQKVDYVVKGDSGYLAQVSYQGEAQYPKYQPSQGYQPAPKVGYA, from the exons ATGGCCGTTGCCTCAGCCGACTTTGTCCCTTCCTATCGCGCTCCTGCTCCATCCTACCATGCTCCTGCTCCTTATAATGCTCCAGCTCCAGCA GGCCCAGCTCAGTACAACTTCAACTACGCCGTGAAGGACGACTACTCTGGCAACGACTTCGGACACAAGGAAGGTCGCAACGGATACGACACCCAAGGCAGCTACTACGTGCAGCTCCCCGACGGTCGACTCCAGAAGGTTGATTACGTCGTCAAGGGCGACTCCGGTTACTTGGCTCAAGTCAGCTACCAGGGCGAGGCTCAGTATCCCAAGTATCAGCCTTCTCAGGGATACCAACCTGCACCAAAAGTAGGATACGCTTAA
- the LOC136855695 gene encoding pro-resilin-like, with product MAVASADFVPSYRAPGPSYNAPAPAGPAQYNFNYAVKDDYSGNDFGHKEGRNGYDTQGSYYVQLPDGRLQKVDYVVKGDSGYLAQVSYQGEAQYPKYQPSQGYHPAPKVGYA from the exons ATGGCCGTAGCCTCAGCTGACTTTGTCCCATCCTATCGCGCTCCTGGTCCATCCTACAATGCTCCGGCTCCCGCA GGCCCAGCTCAGTACAACTTCAACTATGCCGTGAAGGACGACTACTCCGGCAACGACTTCGGCCACAAGGAAGGTCGCAACGGGTATGACACCCAAGGCAGCTACTACGTGCAGCTCCCCGACGGTCGACTCCAGAAGGTGGATTACGTTGTCAAGGGCGACTCTGGTTACTTGGCACAAGTCAGCTACCAGGGTGAGGCTCAGTATCCCAAGTATCAGCCTTCTCAGGGATACCATCCTGCTCCCAAAGTAGGATATGCTTAA
- the LOC136855702 gene encoding cuticle protein 19.8-like, which translates to MALTVIILLAVIAVAAADSVPSYRAPAPSYHAPAPAGPAQYNFNYAVKDDYSGNDFGHAEGRNGYDTQGSYYAQLPDGRLQKVDYVVKGDSGYLAQVSYQGEAQYPKYQHSQGYQPAPKVGYA; encoded by the exons ATGGCTCTAACA GTAATCATCCTCTTGGCTGTCATCGCTGTTGCCGCAGCCGACTCTGTCCCATCCTATCGCGCTCCTGCTCCATCCTACCATGCTCCGGCTCCCGCA GGTCCAGCTCAGTACAACTTCAACTACGCCGTGAAGGACGACTACTCCGGCAACGACTTCGGACACGCTGAAGGTCGCAACGGATACGACACACAAGGCAGCTACTACGCACAGCTTCCCGACGGTCGACTCCAGAAGGTTGATTACGTCGTCAAGGGCGACTCTGGTTACTTGGCACAAGTCAGCTACCAGGGTGAGGCTCAGTATCCCAAGTATCAGCATTCTCAGGGATACCAACCTGCACCAAAAGTAGGATACGCTTAA
- the LOC136855808 gene encoding cuticle protein 19.8-like, protein MAVAAADSVPSYRAPAPSYHAPAPAGPAQYNFNYAVKDDYSGNDFGHKEGRNGYDTQGSYYVQLPDGRLQKVDYVVKGDSGYLAQVNYQGEAQYPKYQPSQDTNLHQK, encoded by the exons ATGGCTGTTGCCGCAGCCGACTCTGTCCCATCCTATCGTGCTCCTGCTCCATCCTACCATGCTCCGGCTCCCGCA GGCCCAGCTCAGTACAACTTCAACTACGCCGTGAAGGATGACTACTCCGGCAACGACTTCGGACACAAGGAAGGTCGCAACGGATACGACACCCAAGGCAGCTACTACGTGCAGCTCCCCGACGGTCGACTCCAGAAGGTTGATTACGTTGTCAAGGGCGACTCTGGCTACTTGGCACAAGTCAACTACCAGGGTGAGGCTCAGTATCCCAAGTATCAGCCTTCTCAGGATACCAACCTGCACCAAAAGTAG